A stretch of DNA from Oreochromis aureus strain Israel breed Guangdong linkage group 10, ZZ_aureus, whole genome shotgun sequence:
GCATagttatattattaaaattgttAAAGGTCTAATGTGTTTGAGCACATCTGTAATCACAAAGCCTTAGCTGTCAATTGTGGCTTCAAGCGTTGCACTGCATTTGTGTAACTTCATAACACTGTCTTAACAGTAGGAAAACAATTTTATATTATAAATGTAATCATTTTGtggtttgtgtgtattttacaCCTGCTTTATTCAACAGGTCCACATTTTATCCTCAATGAAGTCATAACTACTAGGTCAACAATTACCAAAGTCGGCAATTTATTAGGTCATGTAACATTATAGcccattcaaaaaaaaaaactttattagaCAACTGCCACATTTTTAGACAAATGCCAGAGTTATTAAATGATgacttcatattaaataatcaaCAGAACGAGTGCAAATCCAGATTTATTCTGCCTTTCATCGGCAATGTTGAGCCAGCCGCTGTGGGTGACTTTAGGGCTCTTCAGGGAGAAAAACTTcagtctttgttttcctttttaatcaGGCCGCCTGCCTTTATCCACTTATCGTGGTGTTCGGGGGGAAAGAAATTGGACACGTTATTGTAGCAACAAAGCAGAATCTTCTGGGGGAAATGTGCACACGTACCTGCTGGATGCTCTGTACAGCAGAGCTCGTCTCAGTCTCATCACCGACAATGACGGCGTTGAATTCTGACATGGCTTCGTGCCTTGGTTCAGCGAAATCAACGTATTCATCAGACTCGGAGAGCTCCGGCTCAGCTGAGCTTCTCTGCTTCTTCTTGGGGTGTCGGGAAGGTCGACTGGGCCGCTCCTGAGACATCCCGTCTTTTTCCATGGTCAGAGAGGGCTGCAGAAGGAAGTGAAACTTCTTTAGTGTACagaaaaatgcagattttaagGCAGCTGATGCCACAGACATACTCAATCCAATATGGTTTCTTGTTGTTTGTCAGTGTTTTCATAGCTACACCTCCCTAAAACCACCTCATTTGTCAATAAGAAATCCAGAATTTTATTCTAACCTGCACAATGCTGATAGATGAATCATTCATTGTCAAATTTTCCTGAAGATCATCAAACTCGTCGATTCTCACAGACACCACCTGTAGGCATATAGGAGAAGGACAGCATTTCAGGTCGAGTCTGCCTTTAGGGTGCTGTAATATGGGTTGTTTCCTCCCAGGTCTGAGCCCACTCACCTCGGGGTGTTTGCGTCGCAGGTGTCGGTTCATAGAAGCGCGAGTGGACACCTTTGTCCCGCAGAGGTGACACGACTGGGCCTCTACCTTTTCGTGGGTCAGGTGGACGTGCTTCTGCAGCATGTACTCGGTCAGATATTTCTTATCGCATGTGGGACATGTCCACGTCTTACccactgcagcagcagagaagGAGAGGAGGTCAGCTCAACAGCATCAGCTAGTGTGAAGCCCCAAATTAAACCCTATCATATGCAATGTTGTGTGTAATGCACTCCAAagcatctttgctttgtgttgttggatttgtgttcatacatATGAAAGATCACATGTGTGTTCTGACTTTGACAGGGATATATGTTGGTGTGTAGAACAGCAGAACTGGTAATTATGTGAACGTGTTTCAGGTCAATTTATGGAGCAAAAGTAATGTAACGAGTAGTGTAACAAATTATTTACTCCTTCACAATGTTGCTCAATAATGTATTAATCTCAGTTGCTAAATCTCCAAGTCCTTCCCTGTCTTATTAAACTTTTgtttaagaaagaaaacacattttcctaAAAATTGTTTGTAACTTTGCTTCATAGGTGTAGCTACTATTCTGACCGGCTGCATCACCAGCTGGTACAGCAGCTGTAATGCTCTGGACCACAAAGCTCTGCAGTGGGTGGTGAGGTCAGCACAGCACATCACCAGGACTGAACTGCCAGCCATGCAGGATCTCTACAGACAGCGCTGCATGAGGAAGACGCAGCAGATCCTCTCTGATCCCAGCCACAGACTTTTCTCACTCCTGCCGTCCGGCAGGCAGTTCAGCCATCAGGCTTTTGAGCTGCTGACGTTCTGCACACACCATTACACACTCACTACAACTACAGGACTCTACACACTGTCACTTCAACAAATGCCTTTTAAATGCTCattgcacaagttttgcacaAACTGTAAATACCAACTTGTTTTAAATTCTCTAAatatttaatagtttttttctctcttttatcatcatcataattattattattatcattattattattattaataataatgttattttctgttattttcttcttAATATAACTGCACACTTTCTACATGTTCATGTAAAGATGAGGAGCACGAGCCAAAGAATTTCATTATGGGTAAATGTGGCTACACTGTTTCTCCGTACATGACAATAAAACTTGAAACTACTGTTTAGTTAGCACCATGTAGCTAACATTATGCTAGTATTTGTTTCAGTCCAAAAATAGCAGGCGTTTACATGAAAGGATACAACATGCTTCTTAAATCATAAGGTCCTGGCAGCAGCTGCATGTCACGGACTTTTTGGCAAGTTTACATTTGGCCCAAACTGCCTAGCTGTAACCACATGTTTTTAGCCTTTATGCTAACTTAAGCCAACCTTCTCATTTTTGGAATCAAACAAAAGTTCCTCTTTCCTCTGTTCATCAACAACTAATAAGAGCTAACTTACATTTTCATACCACAACAGTTAACATTAACAGCTAAAATTATTTTTGGTAAAATCACTTTAAATTATGACAAAAAGAAGATATTACATTACTACATATTACATCACATTTGAAGATTATAAGTAATAAGTTGctttctgtgtgactttatcagCCTCTCACTTCATTGTGAAGGGGTTTGGTCCACTCTTGTTTACAATGTTCTGATTTAAATGTAGCAGGAAAGTAGATTCAGATGAAAGAGTTTCATCTTCAGCTTGTAATAACCAATATAACCGAGTACTGCACAGCAGTCTGGCTTTATGATGCCACAGTGACATGAAATACCTGTGTGGATGAGCTTGTGAGTCTCTAGTGTGGTCCTCTCACTGAAAGTCTTTCCACACAACTCGCACATGAAGTCCTTTATACCTGCAAGCACGGTGACACAAAAACAAGCACTGAGGGACAATGACGTGATTCTCTGTTAGGTGTGCTTGGTTTTTAGTGCTTTTTTTCGCAGTATACATCCTTCGtgtctgtgacacacaaacactttttcttACTGCAATAGAGACAAGTGAGAACAATCAATACAAGACAAATAGGGTGAAGACAGTGTGGTGGGGctaaacagacaaaaagaatTACAGCGACTGTGACGTATGGGTGTATGACTGAGGATTAGTGCAGGTGTGTGTTTGATCGTGTACATGGAAAAACACAGTAACCAACCAATCATGCTTAtgctatatgtgtgtgtgtgtgtgtgcgtgtgtgtgttagacTAAGGTAATGCATTAAAATGAGCTccatatgtatacacacacacacacacattctcacttACCTGTGTGTCTCTTGTAGTGTTTCAGCATGTTGACCTTTTGGGCGAACTTGCGCTTACACTCCTTACACTCGTACTCTTTGATGCCCTTGTGGAGCTTCATGTGGTGCCTCAGAGCATGTTTGGTCTTCATACCTGCGTGGGCAAACGTTGACACAATCTCAGAATAATTCAACCACCACCAGTTCAAGTCTACTTGTACAAGTTTACACGGTGGGAAAAGAGGCGTGCGATGACCTTTCCCGCACTCGGCGCACAGGTACTCTCGGTTGTCGTCGTGCACCCTGAGATGCTCCTTCAGCATGTCCTTTCTTGCAAATGATTTGCCGCATTTATCACAGCCGTGGCTCTTCACCCCTGGATGAGTGGAcaaacatctttttttattgtgaCGTTGCCTTTGCACAAACTCACCCTGTGAGAGTATGAAAGTACATTTACTGACGTACAACTTTCAGCTGCTTTGCTGAACAGAGGAACATTTTTATGCCATTattttataaaaacacacatttgagGATTAAAAATGTGACTTAATTAAAATCTCGTGGGATCAGCGTTTGGATGAAACATTCCAGAAACATAAAAGATTTTGCTGATTACCAGTAATGTTCATTTAAAAACCTTACACTGGGCGGTAGGCGAATACATTTGTTAAGCACTGACCACAGAACAAACATTTCACCTGTGTGGATGATCTTGTGCCTTTCCAGATTTCCAATGCTATTGAAGATTCGCCCACAAATCTCACATGGATGGATGTACCTTTAGGAAAGAGcgaaacatttaaaaattatttccgTACATTTTTCTGACTTCATAATTATTTAGTACTTTTCTTTTGAAAAGTACACAGTTTGCACTAAAAATGACATCATTTCCGTTTAGGTGCAAGTCAGCAGTTTCAACTCTCTCATGCATGAATGATTAGTAACTAGCACTCAATGGCTGCTGCACGCAAATGTTAACATCTTTCCTCCCGTGAACATATTTAAAGGAATCAGATGTATTCTTCTCCTCACCAGATTTCAAAAGTACTATTTTTATACAATTAAACATTTCTCTGCTGGCCCACAAAACTGTGACTAGCATTTGTACTTGCTTGCTTCCTACAGTCTTACTTCTGCACCGAAGGGTCGGGCAGCTGCTCTCGGTGGATGACCAGGTGAGCGTTGTAAGTGGCTTTGAGTGCAAAGCGTCGGTTACAGATCCCGCAGCCGTAGGCTTTCTCCTTGTGCTGCTCCATGATGTGCTTCAGGTACTCTTTTCCTTTTGCAAATGACAGCTGGAGACAAGAAGCAGGACATGTGGTATTTGTGTGGGACACTGGGACACGTGGTGCTCCATGTGACTGCAGAGTTTCTCCGTGACAGTCAGAAGGAGGCTTACTTGGCATTTCTTGCAGTTGTACTTATGGTGCTCTGGGTCATCTTCGTCTTCGTCCTCGTCTGTTTCGTCACTGTCGTCCGCTGAAATGCCGATCTTCTTGATGAAGCCTTCCCTTTCCTGCTCGTCCATTAAGGCTATGTCCTGGAATAAAAGGACGTCATTCAACCCGATGAACGCCAGGTTTCTGGAGAGCATCAAAATCCATGTGAATCATGCTGGGGTGGAAAAATGCTATTTCATCTCACATCTGAgcatttctgttttatcttttcttATCTGAGCAGCAGtgcttctgattttttttaagaatatgTCACCTAAAAATGAGAATTTGTCTTTAgcctaggatgcagcagtctaaTGTTTTTAACCTACAATTTAGAGAAATGGTGAGATTCTGACTGAGGACACGTAAACGTAAAGAATATTCTGTTAGATGTCTGTTATACTGAATCAGAGATGGACCACATTTTGATACCTGATCTGAGTCAAAGTGGCATCCCTATAATTCATGTAAatccttgtgtgtgtgattaaagtggAAACCAAGTACTCAAAGGCCCAAAGCCAAAAAAGCGTTCTGAATTTGTGCAGCTAAATGTGCAGCGGTGCTGTTAAACGAAAAAGTGGAACATGTGTCATCTGTCCTGTGGAATAAGCAGTGGTGCAGCTTTCATCCTAGAAATTCATTTTATCTATAAATCCTGCATTTTTGAATATACTGAAACACAAACTCTTCGACCTTGTGTGAAACAGCAGCTTCTCTGTGAATGAACCCTTCAAAAGGTCTGATAATGTTGCAGGTTTCACCTTGAAGTGCACGTGAATGTGGTCTCGGAGGACGTCTACACGGAAAAACTTGCGGCCGCAGATCTCACAGGTGTACTTTTTATCGCCGTGAGTCAACAGATGCTTGTTCATGTTACTCCTGCAGGAGAACACCTGTGTGCGCACACAGAAACACGCTGCAGTGAAGCAGGTGAACGATGAAGGGTTTGCACTTTATGCCATGAGCCGACATGTGCAGCCGGCTTACCTTGCTGCAAATGGGACAGGGTGACGGCTCCTTCCTGTACTTGGTCCCTTCTTCTCCATTGGCCTCCAGCTCCTCTCTCTTCATGTGCTTTGGTCCTGTGCATACGGATTTTAGGTTTAGTTCAGCAAAGAGCGTCAGGGCCAACAGAAGAAATCCATCTAAACAGTGCAAAAATGCACCAGGCTGCTCAGCTCTGACTTGgttatctgtgtgtttgtgtgggagacGTGAAACTCGAATCCTTCTCAGTTTTATGAAATCGTTTACAAAGTGAGATTCAATATAATTACCACTAACAATGCCAGAGTAATGCAATCATATGAACGGCTTCAATTAACtgttttatatcatttgttgTTGCCTGGCTAAACTCACAAAGCAACAAATCACTTAATATTTGCTAAACAGTGATGAAAGAGCTCTAACTGTATGGTTAAAAGTATTCTCTGAATTCAAACATTTGTTGAGCTCCTCCGCTCATTGCCTACCTAAAGCCTACAGTAAAGCATGGTGGTGGCTGCATCAGGCTATGGGGGATGTTTCTCAGCAACAGCGACAAGGACACCAGATGGAGTCAAATACACAGAGGTCTCTGAAAACAACCTGCAGAGATCTGACCAATAGTTTTACTTATACAGCACTAAGTCACAGTTGCCTCGAGGCTCTTCTATTTGCGAGGacccaacaataatacagagaaaaccccaacaatcaaacgaccccctatgagcaagcacttggagacattggggaggaaaaactccagcAGAACACGGCTCAGGGGAGGGAGACGGGACAAAGGAGACACTGTggaagagccagagattaaaaacgactaatgattaaatgcagagtgttGTGTAAGCACACACAGAGTGAAATGAGGTGAATGAAGAACAAACACTCAGTGCAGCCTAGGTTTATTGTAGCGAAGGAATAATTGAGGGTCACCTGaatataagctttatcaaacgggaaagttttaagcctaaccTTTAGAGCAGAGAGGGTGTCTGGtgtccaaactggaagctggttccacagaagaggggcctgaaagctgaaggctctgcctcccattctacttttaaataatccaggaacaacaagtaggcctgcagtctgagagtaaAGTGCTCTACTGGTGTGATACAGTACTATGAGGtctataagataagatgggccTGATAATTTAAGAAGCTCTGTGTGAGCAATATGGACACATGAACTTTGGAGTGGTTTACAGAAAATCTCTGTGTTCTAAAAACCTTAAAGGTTCAAGCCTACAGAGTCTCTAGTTGCAGACTTGACTGCGAGTCGTTTCCTGGAAATTCTGTTTGTCTTGCATAATCACGGTGACTGATAAGACCAGCAGCATGACTGCCTGGGAGGGAGTTTAACTATCATactctgatttatttattcctgTAGTGCTTTTCATCACCCAATAAAAGCAAGAGGAGGCATTTTGCTCTCATCATTTTAGTACTGTGAGAAAGGAAGACTGTCttaaataacattaataatcaAACTTAATCTCATGGACTCACCCAAACCGTGCCTCCTGTGGTGCTCCTGCATCACGTCTTTGCGGTAGAACATCTTGTTGCAGATTTCACAGGAGTAGAGCTTCTCGCCGTGCTTCTTCTTGTGCTTGGAGAGGTTGCTGTTGGTGGAGAAGAACCGCGAGCAGATATCACACTGGAACGTCTTGTCATCTGGAGAGGAGGAACGAAAAGAGGATGGTTAGAAATGTGATCAGAaacgaggggaaaaaagaaaagagagaggcaAACAAACCTGTCCGGCAGTTGTGGAACTTTAAGGCATTTTCCAGGCGAAAAGATTTCTCACACGTGTTGCATTTGTACTTGTACTCTTGGTCAGGCTGTTGGGGGGATAAACACACGACACCATTAACCGCTGGAGCGGCTGAAACCCTCGATCCAGCCGTTCAGAACGTCACTTACCACGTTCTTGCTGTGCTTGTATGAGATGTGCTGCTTCAGGCTCTCCTTACGGCTGAACAACTTGTCACATTCATCGCACTTGAACAGCTTATCACCTGGGGGCCATACATGAAGGGACCTTTTAGTAAACATACTCACTCCTTCTGAATTGAACTATCTGGAGATGACGCCATCACAGCCACAGCTATACCATGAGATCGGATGTGTCTGTTGAGGTTGCTGCTGTTCTGGAAGACCTTGTTGCAGCGGGGGCAAGCGTAGACCTTCTTGTGCTCTCTCGCTCTGTGCCTCTTCAGGACAGGCCCGCTGTCTGGAGCGCTCAGTGGGCTGCTGTTCTCTGCCGCTCTTGCTCCCCCCTCTGACGCTACAGGCTCCGAGCTCACCAGTGGGGGCTTCACATCTGGACACATCAGGAACCCAACGTCAAGGTGGATGGAGCAACTGTAGATGAGCTCGTTTTCCACACTTGATCGTGTTACGGCCTTATTGCAAAATTAATCATATTCATTTTTCACCTCAAAATTCTACATGCAATGCTCTGTAATGACAAAGTGATGAAGTTTGTTTGAAATATAACATGCACATAAATATTCACAGCCTTTGCTCAATACCTTGGCAGCTTGGAAGCACCTTTGGCAGCAATTACAGCCTCAAGTCTTTTTGAGTATGATGCTGCAAGCTAGCACACCTATTTTCTGGGGCAGTGTttcccactcttctttgcagaatctCTCAAGCTCCAGCAGTTTGGATTGGGAGTGTTGGTACATGGCCCTTTTCAGATCTTTCCAGAGACGTTCAGCCAGGTTCAACTCTGGGGTGTGACTGGGCCATTAAGGGAAATTTCTAAAGCCCCTCCTCTGTTATCTTGGCTGTGCGTTTAGGGTCACTGTCCTGTTAGAACAGGGGTGGAGGAACTGCAGGcatcgagggccagtgtcctgcaggtttagacgtatccttgatccatcacagctgatttaaatggctaaattgcctcctcaacatgtcttgcagttctccagaggcctggtaatgaaccaataatttgattcaggtgtgttgacccagggtgagatctaacctgcaggttttagatatcccCACCCCTGTGTTAGAAGATGAACCTTCACCCCAGTCTGAGGTCCAGAGCGCTCTAGCAGGTTAACATCAAAAATGCCTCTGTGCATCGCTGCATTGACCTTTACCTCCACCACGACGAGTCTCCCAGTTCCTACTGCTGAACAAcatccccacagcatgatgctgcTGCCACCATGCTTCACTGAAGGGATGAGATCATCCATGTGATGAGCGGTGCTTGGTTTTCACTTGGCACTCAAGCCAAAGAGCGTAATCTTTGTTTCATCAGACCAGAGAACTTAGTTTCTCGTGGTCTGAGCGTCCTTCAGGTGCTTTTTGGAAAACTATAAGTGGGCTGTCATGTGACTTTTACTGAGCAGTTTCTTTCTGGCTTCTCGAAAAAGTAGAAAAGTACCTGACACACGTGAGATCCCTCTCTTTTCCCCCTGTGGTGATTTGCATACAGCGCAGGTTTTGCCACTTTGGAAAAATAATTGCATGAGGGGACAACATATCTTTTCTCCATTAAGTAAACCACTGACCTGAAACATTCCTGGCTCAACGTGTTTAGTGGGCACACATCTTTGTGCAAGTGGAATGTGATTGGTTGGTGACTTTAGTGTGTCTTTGTGAGCTGGATGGACACAAGGAGCCTCGTCTGAGTTGACACTGGGCGATTCACCTCAGCACTGCAGGATTTTTCTTCATGCATtaactgtctttgtgtcttttctgtgttgttttgtggTGCAGACGCGACTCTATGACACTTGTTGCTTTGTTCTTGGTAAACAGTACTTGTTATCTGCTGTATTTCCAAACAGCGGATGATGATCTGCTTCAAAGAACAAGTTCTTCACCTCCTGCTGTGCTACACATTTGAATTTGATCTGTTTTAACGTAGTGATTATATCAGAAACTTTGAGCTGTGTTGTGGAGGAAACAGGCACTGACCGAGGGAGCACTCGATTTacttttgctttgtgttttaacTGGTGCAGCATGCATTCTAAATATCATGCGATCATCCTCATTTAACCGCTGCAAGCCAGAATGTTTCACCAAGTTTTTATTTTGCCCAAGCCTGACTCTCTCAAACTTCTCACCTCTGTTTTTgcttgctgcagctgcagcactggGCCTGCGTCCTTTAGCTCTCCTCCCTCGGCTGTGCCCTCTCTTGGGGCTGGGCTGCGCTGCGGGGGAGCTGCCCTCCTCCTCATCAGGACCAACCAGGCATTCCCCCTGGGGCAGGAGTTGCTCTGCTGGAAGCACCGTTACCGTCTTTACCTCGTTGAGGTGGCTCAGCATGTCGCCTGTGATCCACAGAAAAGAGGTAGATGAGTCAGCGTGTGCGATCATGACGCAGCGTTTTGTTCAGCTTAGAATCTTTTGAATGGGTGAACATGCGGCGTTCACTCATGCTGGACTTGCTGCCAAAACAAAAAGCTGCTGAAAAATTGATgcagttggaaaaaaaaaaaaagggttatAATCACAAACTTAGCTAAAATATGGGAAAACATTTCAAAGGCGTGTGAACTGGAGGTGGTGGGTGTTTTTAATGATCCTACCTGCGCTGCTGTCTTCAGCCGCTGGAGGCAGCTGGGCTCCACTTTTCTCTGAGATCTCAGATTTAGCAGATGGAGCTGTCACATCTGattgaaagagagaaaaacgaGAAGATCTAACTCTCACAGTTTCCATGGTACCCCAACACAGCATCTGTGCTGTAACCAAATCTACCTGGTGGAGGCAGCGGTGGCTGAAGTGGGGGTTTCAACATGGGCTTCTCCATCTTCTTGGCGTAGAACGCTCCATACCAGACTCTCAGCTCTGTTCCTGGCAGCACATCCTGggaaacacaacagcagcaggtaTGCACGTGGATCAACAAATCAATCTCCTTACAGAGGTGAAGGAGCTGTGCAGGTTTCAGGTGGAGGAAGATACCTGGGAGGTGTTGAAGAACACTTCGTCATCCTGCTGGTAAGCCGTCAGATTCTGATGCTTGTGGTCACTGGCAGGTCGCACCAGCATCATCCAGTTACAGTCCTCCTCACTGCTGGAGTcaaaacacaccaccacaccgtCCTTCTTGAAGATCTGCCCAACAACAGAGAGGATCAAGAAGGAAGTTAAAGTTAAAAcccacatgcacaggtacaattTAAAGCAGGGGGTCAAGTGCACCTTCAGGGGGAACGCTCCTTCCTTCTCCAGGTGGGGAACCCTCTTTGCTTCAAAGGGCCCAAACCGAGTCCTCTTGACCAGCCGGTGCAGGACAAACACCCCCTCCTCGCCATTTCCCACCTCTCTGATCTCCAGGCTGTCTGGAAGAGACGAGCTGATCCAAGGAAAGAGCAACATGGCATAAACTCATGAATACTGTCTGTTCAGCACTGTAAGCTAAAAGCATGATAAAAGCTCAAAGCGACGACTCTCAGCGCTCCATCATAACCAATCACAACCCCCAACCTGTTACTGCAGACTCCtcccagaggtttcttcctgttaaaacaggGAATTTTCCAGCCACTGTTGCTAAGTGCTTGATCACAGAGGATCATCtggttattgtagggtctttataaTAACAAGGCCAGCCTCCTGCCTGTCTGCCTTCTTGTGATCCCTTAGTTTCAGTATCACTTGATTCAGTATGCTGATTACTTTGCTGAAATGCTGAAAAATGGTGTGTCCTCCCCTTTGAGCAATTTTGTGCAATATTATAGACAGAAGCCCCAATGATCCAAAATATCctaggaagagagagagagtgaggaaaaaaaaaaaaaaaaaaccccaaaaagaaACTGCAGCTGAGATAGGCTCGAGGAAGGCAGCTGTATGCTTGTGAGATATCTATTATTTTTAAGGGGCCATTTTAAAAAGTTCCACATGTAGGATGAAGCTTCAAGTGGCAGAAACGCAACCACCCACAGTGGGATACTTGGACAATCTCTTTGCAAGGTCTAGAACATCAATAAGGTGACACGTGA
This window harbors:
- the prdm15 gene encoding PR domain zinc finger protein 15 isoform X3, with product MAEQTPDEFIWCEDCGQYHDSECPELGPVVTVQDSFVLSRARSSLPDSLEIREVGNGEEGVFVLHRLVKRTRFGPFEAKRVPHLEKEGAFPLKIFKKDGVVVCFDSSSEEDCNWMMLVRPASDHKHQNLTAYQQDDEVFFNTSQDVLPGTELRVWYGAFYAKKMEKPMLKPPLQPPLPPPDVTAPSAKSEISEKSGAQLPPAAEDSSAGDMLSHLNEVKTVTVLPAEQLLPQGECLVGPDEEEGSSPAAQPSPKRGHSRGRRAKGRRPSAAAAASKNRDVKPPLVSSEPVASEGGARAAENSSPLSAPDSGPVLKRHRAREHKKVYACPRCNKVFQNSSNLNRHIRSHGDKLFKCDECDKLFSRKESLKQHISYKHSKNVPDQEYKYKCNTCEKSFRLENALKFHNCRTDDKTFQCDICSRFFSTNSNLSKHKKKHGEKLYSCEICNKMFYRKDVMQEHHRRHGLGPKHMKREELEANGEEGTKYRKEPSPCPICSKVFSCRSNMNKHLLTHGDKKYTCEICGRKFFRVDVLRDHIHVHFKDIALMDEQEREGFIKKIGISADDSDETDEDEDEDDPEHHKYNCKKCQLSFAKGKEYLKHIMEQHKEKAYGCGICNRRFALKATYNAHLVIHREQLPDPSVQKYIHPCEICGRIFNSIGNLERHKIIHTGVKSHGCDKCGKSFARKDMLKEHLRVHDDNREYLCAECGKGHRTPLFPPCKLVQVDLNWWWLNYSEIVSTFAHAGMKTKHALRHHMKLHKGIKEYECKECKRKFAQKVNMLKHYKRHTGIKDFMCELCGKTFSERTTLETHKLIHTVGKTWTCPTCDKKYLTEYMLQKHVHLTHEKVEAQSCHLCGTKVSTRASMNRHLRRKHPEVVSVRIDEFDDLQENLTMNDSSISIVQPSLTMEKDGMSQERPSRPSRHPKKKQRSSAEPELSESDEYVDFAEPRHEAMSEFNAVIVGDETETSSAVQSIQQWIKAGGLIKKENKD
- the prdm15 gene encoding PR domain zinc finger protein 15 isoform X1 — translated: MAEQTPDEFIWCEDCGQYHDSECPELGPVVTVQDSFVLSRARSSLPDSLEIREVGNGEEGVFVLHRLVKRTRFGPFEAKRVPHLEKEGAFPLKIFKKDGVVVCFDSSSEEDCNWMMLVRPASDHKHQNLTAYQQDDEVFFNTSQDVLPGTELRVWYGAFYAKKMEKPMLKPPLQPPLPPPDVTAPSAKSEISEKSGAQLPPAAEDSSAGDMLSHLNEVKTVTVLPAEQLLPQGECLVGPDEEEGSSPAAQPSPKRGHSRGRRAKGRRPSAAAAASKNRDVKPPLVSSEPVASEGGARAAENSSPLSAPDSGPVLKRHRAREHKKVYACPRCNKVFQNSSNLNRHIRSHGDKLFKCDECDKLFSRKESLKQHISYKHSKNVPDQEYKYKCNTCEKSFRLENALKFHNCRTDDKTFQCDICSRFFSTNSNLSKHKKKHGEKLYSCEICNKMFYRKDVMQEHHRRHGLGPKHMKREELEANGEEGTKYRKEPSPCPICSKVFSCRSNMNKHLLTHGDKKYTCEICGRKFFRVDVLRDHIHVHFKDIALMDEQEREGFIKKIGISADDSDETDEDEDEDDPEHHKYNCKKCQLSFAKGKEYLKHIMEQHKEKAYGCGICNRRFALKATYNAHLVIHREQLPDPSVQKYIHPCEICGRIFNSIGNLERHKIIHTGVKSHGCDKCGKSFARKDMLKEHLRVHDDNREYLCAECGKGHRTPLFPPCKLVQVDLNWWWLNYSEIVSTFAHAGMKTKHALRHHMKLHKGIKEYECKECKRKFAQKVNMLKHYKRHTGIKDFMCELCGKTFSERTTLETHKLIHTVGKTWTCPTCDKKYLTEYMLQKHVHLTHEKVEAQSCHLCGTKVSTRASMNRHLRRKHPEVVSVRIDEFDDLQENLTMNDSSISIVQPSLTMEKDGMSQERPSRPSRHPKKKQRSSAEPELSESDEYVDFAEPRHEAMSEFNAVIVGDETETSSAVQSIQQVVVLTDPSAPSASSPNSSVGLTNITVTPITSHAPAQFTSLQPVAVGHLTASDRPLTLDNSILTVTFDTVSGSAMLHNRSAELIPETVGPAGSGTPQSVAHFINLATLVNPMGHQLEAPTLAWRPVPAAEGSQVTPVVEGAQGESQEAQSQGPDPGRPSQSQPATPQQQSSSAQQMFSY
- the prdm15 gene encoding PR domain zinc finger protein 15 isoform X2, with translation MAEQTPDEFIWCEDCGQYHDSECPELGPVVTVQDSFVLSRARSSLPDSLEIREVGNGEEGVFVLHRLVKRTRFGPFEAKRVPHLEKEGAFPLKIFKKDGVVVCFDSSSEEDCNWMMLVRPASDHKHQNLTAYQQDDEVFFNTSQDVLPGTELRVWYGAFYAKKMEKPMLKPPLQPPLPPPDVTAPSAKSEISEKSGAQLPPAAEDSSAGDMLSHLNEVKTVTVLPAEQLLPQGECLVGPDEEEGSSPAAQPSPKRGHSRGRRAKGRRPSAAAAASKNRDVKPPLVSSEPVASEGGARAAENSSPLSAPDSGPVLKRHRAREHKKVYACPRCNKVFQNSSNLNRHIRSHGDKLFKCDECDKLFSRKESLKQHISYKHSKNVPDQEYKYKCNTCEKSFRLENALKFHNCRTDDKTFQCDICSRFFSTNSNLSKHKKKHGEKLYSCEICNKMFYRKDVMQEHHRRHGLGPKHMKREELEANGEEGTKYRKEPSPCPICSKVFSCRSNMNKHLLTHGDKKYTCEICGRKFFRVDVLRDHIHVHFKDIALMDEQEREGFIKKIGISADDSDETDEDEDEDDPEHHKYNCKKCQLSFAKGKEYLKHIMEQHKEKAYGCGICNRRFALKATYNAHLVIHREQLPDPSVQKYIHPCEICGRIFNSIGNLERHKIIHTGVKSHGCDKCGKSFARKDMLKEHLRVHDDNREYLCAECGKGMKTKHALRHHMKLHKGIKEYECKECKRKFAQKVNMLKHYKRHTGIKDFMCELCGKTFSERTTLETHKLIHTVGKTWTCPTCDKKYLTEYMLQKHVHLTHEKVEAQSCHLCGTKVSTRASMNRHLRRKHPEVVSVRIDEFDDLQENLTMNDSSISIVQPSLTMEKDGMSQERPSRPSRHPKKKQRSSAEPELSESDEYVDFAEPRHEAMSEFNAVIVGDETETSSAVQSIQQVVVLTDPSAPSASSPNSSVGLTNITVTPITSHAPAQFTSLQPVAVGHLTASDRPLTLDNSILTVTFDTVSGSAMLHNRSAELIPETVGPAGSGTPQSVAHFINLATLVNPMGHQLEAPTLAWRPVPAAEGSQVTPVVEGAQGESQEAQSQGPDPGRPSQSQPATPQQQSSSAQQMFSY